GAAATTATTATTCAGTCGTGATTGTCATTGTCTAATGGATTCCAAAGTCACAACGTTCATATTTGACTGCTTTGATGTCTTATTGGCACCAGTTGTTACCCGCTGGTATAGAGAAAACAGTGCCAAGTTAGGCTTCGTTGATGAAAACCTACAAGACATTTTACGGCAGTTTGACCTCGCGCTTTTATCTGAAGCCGATCTGATGGAGTATTTACTGAAGTATCCAGGCGTAAACTCTACAGTTGCAAAACTTCAAAGCGAAATTGATGCCCATCTCGAAATTGATGAGGCACTTGTAGTAGTAATTAAAAAGTTAAAAAACAAAAGCTTCAAGACCGCCTTATTGTCGAACGCCAACCATTCTTTCTTTGAAAGAAAAGTATATTCAACATATCCAGAGTTCAAAGGACTATTTGATGAGATAGTCATTTCTTCTGCTGTTAAGATGGTCAAGCCAGACAAAAATATCTATTTGTATACTCTTGCCAAAATTAATTCAAAGGCGGAAGAGTGTTTATTCATCGATGACAACAAAACCAACGTTGCCGCTGCGGTTGCATTAGGCATGAATGGTTACGTCTATACAGACTACAAATCCTTTGCAGATTTCATTACTGAATCAGGTATCGAGCTTGAGGCGGGCGTATGACAGAACAGGTGGCCGCCACAATTGAAATCGGTGGCAAATCATACGAACACGTAAAGACTCGAGAGTATACACCCGTTGCAATTTATAAATGCGACGGCGAGTTTCTACGTATTGCGCCAAAAGAAGTACTGACGCCAGAATTAACTTTACACAAAAAGATTTTGAGCTACGGCTTTCCTGTTCCGAACATTCTCGCCGAGGGTGAATTGGATGGAATGCTTTACTACACAGAGCAGTCGTTTGGGGACAAATTACTAGGCGACCTGTTTTGGGAAGACTGTAAACAAGGTGGTGAAATATCTAGCGAGCATTTTAATTTTTTTCTAAACGTTTCAGAGAAGTTTGCTTTAGCGCAATTAAAAACTGCAATTGATGACAAGGACGACGAAGGTTTTTACATGGGCATTCACGTTAATGATATAATCGAAGAACTTCCAAAGTTAGAGACCACCGTTATTGCTGCGTTCGAAAAGACGAAGGAGAGAACTAGAGCTTTGCCAACGGTTCTGACTCACGGTGACTTAAATGCCCATAACATGTTTCAGGCTGGAATAATTGATCTTGGCAGTACCCACACGGCTCCAGCTGGGTATGATTTAATCGGTAATATCTACCATACCTACAATTTCCCTAAGACTGGGGAGTATGAAAGTATGAGAAGGTATGATTTCACAGCGAATCAAATTAGTGAGTACCTTAGAGTAATTGATGCGATTTATACTGAAAGTGGTTTGCCAAGGTTAATCGACTTTAAAGATGATTTCATTTTCGCGAAGTCCGTTTGGTCTACTGTGAGAATGTACAGATATCCGAAACTGAAGAAGTGGCGCCAAGACCGTTTTAAGAAGATTTTGGTCAGCTACCTCAATGGGCAACCTCTGGCGCAAATAATTTTTGAGTCATAATCAACTACTATGCCACTTGACGACAAGGAACAATATTACGTCGCAGTCAAAGTCTTTTTAAAGAAGGACGGCAGGCTGCTTATTATGAAAGACAAGTTCGGCGACTGGGACTTGCCGGGTGGCAGAATTAGAAAAGATGAATTTTCTGTACCGCTTCAAGACGTGGTTGAACGAAAAATGCTTGAAGAACTTGGGGGCGACATTCGTTATACAATTGGTAAACCAGTGGTGTTTATGCGCCACGAGCGTGTTGAGCAAGTACCAGGTAATCCAACCGTACGTATTTTTGCTATTGGATATGAGGGCACGCTTGAAAGTGGTGAAATAGTACCGTCAGAGTTGCACCCCGAGGTATTGTGGGTTGATCCGAAAAGTTTTAGGCCAGAGGATTACTTTACCGGCGGCTGGCTTACTGGTGTCAAAGAGTATTTAAATCAAAGTATATAGATGACCTGGATTAAACCATTTTCAGAGATTTCCAAAGATGACGCCGCTATAGCGGGTGGCAAGGGCGCTTCTTTGGGAGAAATGACCCAGGCCGGTATACCCGTGCCAGAAGGTTTTGTGTTGCTTGCAACGGCATTCGAGTCTTTTTTTGAAAAAACTAGTCTTGCTACTGAGGTAGCTGCTATCCTCAAAACCGTTCGGGCTCAAGATATGAAAACAATTGAGCATGCTTCCGAGCAAGCGCAGTCACTTATTCTTCAAAAAGAAATACCAGAAGATATTGTCAAAGAAATTGAGAAAGAATTTTCTAAACTCGGTGCAGAGTTTGTGGCCGTTCGTTCGAGTGCCACTGCGGAGGACAGCGCCGAGGCAGCATGGGCTGGCCAGCTCGATACATTCTTGAATACAACAAAAGATACGCTGCTAGAGAATGTGCGCCGATGCTGGGCGTCACTTTTTACACCAAGAGCAATTTTCTATCGTATTGAAAAGGGTTTACTTACGGCAAAGATTTCTGTGGCAGTTGTTATTCAAAAAATGGTACAGAGCGAAGTGTCTGGCGTAGCGTTTTCTGTTCATCCAGTCACTGAAGACAGGAATCAAATGATTATTGAAGCCGGGTTCGGGCTAGGAGAGGCTATTGTTTCAGGACAAATTACACCAGATTCATACGTGATTACGAAAATACCGTTTGCCATTTCTGACAAGAATATTTATTTTCAGAAACAACTTCTGCGCAAAGCAAAAGGTGTAGGCAATGAGTGGCATGAGCTCAACGAAAAGGCGGGAAGCAAACCCGCGCTGTCTGACAAGCAGGCGCTGAGGCTGGCGAAAATAGTTGTCGGCATTGAGGAACACTACGGCGTACCATGTGATATAGAGTGGGCTTTTGAGGCCGATCAATTCTTCATTACTCAGAGCAGGCCAATAACAACGCTACATAATGATACTGGTGAAAAGAAACATGCTTATGAGTTTTCTTGGGGCGAGAGGCATTCAATTATTTCAGCGGAATCTTGGTTGAGAGGATATATTTCTTTGCGTGATGTCATTGGAAACGAGAACATGAATGTTTTTCTGTACGTTAATAAAGGTCAGGTAAATACATATAATTCAAAAGAAGATTTGCCAGTAGCCATAGAATCTGGAAGAGAGGTGCTTAATCACAAATTCTTAAAAAAGCACCTAAAGAATACATTTACAATTCGGGAAAAGTTTAAAGGGTTAGCTGAAAAAGTTAATAAAGTAAAAATGCCGAAGGCCTCGGATGAGGAGTTGCTCTCATATTTTGTGGCCTATCAAGATTTATTTGATAAAACTTGGTCCTGGTTTAAAGTTTCTCAGCCTGAGTATCTTGAATTAGCAAAGGAAAAACTGGAAGAATTAATCAATGAAAGAAAAATTCTAAATCCAAATGAAGTATTTATAATCTTAACGAAGCCCACTGAGATTGATTTAATAAAAGAAGAAGAGTTGGCTGCTCTCAAGTGCTCGCTTGGAAAGGTTAGTGGCGAAAAATTGTTGCGACATGCAGCGCAATATCCTTGGTTATGTTTCAACACTTATGACCAAAGTACAATTCTGAAATTTTTAGAAAAAAAATTTGCCGATTTGGCACAAATTCCGGTTGCGGAAAGAAGAAAGAAAATTGAATCCATAGAACTTGAAATCCAAGAGCATCGAAGTAATCGTGACGCTCTTTTAAGGGAACTTGGAAGCGATAGCGATGTGAAGTATTTATCATCTGTTTTTGGCACCCTTGCTGTTGATCGTTTAAGAATGAAAGCGTGGTGGGGTGGCGCTGAATATTTGTTTCTGCCACTTTTTCAAGAAATTGCTAAGCGGGCAGGCGTTTCAGTTGAGGATTTATTTATGGGCTACAAAATTGAAGATATTATTGAGCTACTTCAAAATCGGAATTATCTTGACAATCGGACTATTGCTGAACGAAAAGAAATATATGCCATTGCCATCGAAGAGGGGAAAATGAGGTTTTATGAAAAAGACGAGGCTCAAGATATTTTTTATTCAATCATAGGCTCACAAAAGACATCCATTAATTCATCTGACACAATTAGAGGTGTTATTGCTAATACTGGTAAAGCAGAAGGCAGAGTCAAAGTTATTGTAGTTGAAGATTTAAAGACTCTGATTGCAGACATGGATAGATTTGAAAAAGGGGACATCATGGTAACAACCATGACTCAGCCTACAATGGTCTCATTGGCTCGCAAGGCAGCTGCAATCGTAACTGACGAAGGTGGAATAACGTCACATGCCGCCATTTTGGCTAGAGAGTGCAATATTCCGTGCATCGTGGGTACCAAAATGGCCACACAAATCCTGAAGGACGGTGATATTGTTGAAGTGGATGCTGAAATAGGTGTTGTAACCATAATAGAAAGAGAGTCTGATTAAATTATTCCGTGATAAACTACTAGAATGACTCAGATTCCAGAGTGTTTTTATCGCGTAAGTATAAAGGGGTTAATACTCGACGAAACTCGAACCAAGTTTCTTGTTTGTCTTGAAGACAATGGCTTGTGGGAACTACCGGGCGGGGGATTAGATTGGGGCGAATCAATCGAGAACTGTCTGAAGCGTGAAATTAAGGAAGAGATGGGCCTCGACACTACGTTCATTAGCACGCACCCACTATACTTCACGACAAGCATTAGTTTAAGAAATACCTGGTTTGTTAATGTTATCCATGAAGTAAAGGTTAAAGATTTAAATTTCAATCCTTCCGACGAATGCCGGGAAATTCGGTTTGTTTCACCAGAAGATTTGGCGTCTATAAATGTTTACAATAGTGTGAAAGAATTAGGACTACAGTTCGATAGTTCAAGACATATATAACTTTTATGCATGATTCTCACCCGAGCGGCAGAGACCGACTACGGCGGATAGCACACAGGGTAATGTTGCAACGTGGTTTGCAGCCAGATTTTCCACCGGCCGCAATTAGTCAAACTGATAAAATAACCGCTCCGGCGAAGGCAACTGACGCATCGGTCAAAGATTTACGCCACTTGCTGTGGGCTTCAATTGATAACGATGATTCGCGAGACCTCGACCAACTTTCGGTTGCCGAGTCATTGCCGGATGGCAGCACGAAGATATTTGTCGCCATTGCGGATGTTGATGCGCTGGTAAAGAAAAATACGGCCATTGATTTGCATGCTTTAAAAAATACAACGTCTGTGTACACGGCTGGCGAAATATTTCCAATGTTGCCGGAAAAACTTTCAACGAATCTTACCTCGCTCGCTGAAAAAGAAGAGCGACTAGCCATAGTTGTTGAAATGACCGTTGCAGAAGACGGACAAGTGACCTCGTCCGACATATATCAAGCGCTTGTTTTTAACCACGCGCAGCTGGCGTATAACGCTCTAGCTCTTTGGCTGGAAGGCACGGGGCCGGCCCCAGAGAAACTAGAGGCCGTGCCGGGGCTCGCTGAGCAACTGCATCTTCAAGACAAAGCAACCCAGGCGCTTCGGCAAATACGACATCAGCATGGTGCATTGCAGCTAGAAACAGCCGAGGCGAGAGCAGTATTTGAGGATGATGTACTGATGGATCTTCGACCAGAGGAGCGGAACAGGGCGAAAGATATTATCGAAGACTTCATGGTGGCGGCGAACGGTGTTACCGCTAAGTTTCTTGAAAAAAATAACTATGCGTCGCTGCGCCGGGTGCTCAGAACACCAAAACGATGGGACAAAATTGTGCAGCTTGCGGCAGCACTTGGTCACCAACTACCAGCAACACCAAATGCAGCAGCGCTCGATGTGTTTCTTGATGTTCGTCGAAAAGCCGAGCCGAGTACGTTTCCTGATCTCTCGTTGTCCGTCGTAAAGCTCCTTGGCTCTGGTGAATATGCCCTGGAACTACCAGGCGAAGACGTGGAAGGGCACTTTGGTTTAGCGGTTCGAGATTACACGCACTCTACTGCCCCAAATCGTCGCTATCCAGACCTTATTACCCAGCGACTGTTGAAAGCGGCACTCGCCAAAGAACCATCACCGTATACAAACGACGAGCTCGTCGTTATGGCCATGCATTGCACTGAGCAAGAAGATAATGCCCAAAAAGTTGAGCGACAGGTACGGAAATCTGCCGCAGCGCTACTCCTTGCCAGGCGCATTGGGGAGCACTTTGACGCCATTGTTACCGGCGCCTCAGAAAAAGGTACGTGGGTACGAATAACTAACCCCGTAGTTGAAGGAATGCTGGTGCGAGGCATTACGGGCTTAGACGTTGCCGATCACATTCGCGTGCGACTTATTCGCACGGATGTAGAGCATGGCTTTATTGATTTCGAAAGAATAGGAACGAAAGGATGAATACAACGACCTCATTCAATTCACTCGCAGCTGTTTGGAACGAGCGAGTAGGGGACGTGGGACTTTGTATTGGAGGAGTCT
Above is a genomic segment from Patescibacteria group bacterium containing:
- a CDS encoding HAD family phosphatase; the protein is MDSKVTTFIFDCFDVLLAPVVTRWYRENSAKLGFVDENLQDILRQFDLALLSEADLMEYLLKYPGVNSTVAKLQSEIDAHLEIDEALVVVIKKLKNKSFKTALLSNANHSFFERKVYSTYPEFKGLFDEIVISSAVKMVKPDKNIYLYTLAKINSKAEECLFIDDNKTNVAAAVALGMNGYVYTDYKSFADFITESGIELEAGV
- a CDS encoding phosphotransferase; protein product: MTEQVAATIEIGGKSYEHVKTREYTPVAIYKCDGEFLRIAPKEVLTPELTLHKKILSYGFPVPNILAEGELDGMLYYTEQSFGDKLLGDLFWEDCKQGGEISSEHFNFFLNVSEKFALAQLKTAIDDKDDEGFYMGIHVNDIIEELPKLETTVIAAFEKTKERTRALPTVLTHGDLNAHNMFQAGIIDLGSTHTAPAGYDLIGNIYHTYNFPKTGEYESMRRYDFTANQISEYLRVIDAIYTESGLPRLIDFKDDFIFAKSVWSTVRMYRYPKLKKWRQDRFKKILVSYLNGQPLAQIIFES
- a CDS encoding NUDIX domain-containing protein → MPLDDKEQYYVAVKVFLKKDGRLLIMKDKFGDWDLPGGRIRKDEFSVPLQDVVERKMLEELGGDIRYTIGKPVVFMRHERVEQVPGNPTVRIFAIGYEGTLESGEIVPSELHPEVLWVDPKSFRPEDYFTGGWLTGVKEYLNQSI
- a CDS encoding PEP/pyruvate-binding domain-containing protein, with amino-acid sequence MTWIKPFSEISKDDAAIAGGKGASLGEMTQAGIPVPEGFVLLATAFESFFEKTSLATEVAAILKTVRAQDMKTIEHASEQAQSLILQKEIPEDIVKEIEKEFSKLGAEFVAVRSSATAEDSAEAAWAGQLDTFLNTTKDTLLENVRRCWASLFTPRAIFYRIEKGLLTAKISVAVVIQKMVQSEVSGVAFSVHPVTEDRNQMIIEAGFGLGEAIVSGQITPDSYVITKIPFAISDKNIYFQKQLLRKAKGVGNEWHELNEKAGSKPALSDKQALRLAKIVVGIEEHYGVPCDIEWAFEADQFFITQSRPITTLHNDTGEKKHAYEFSWGERHSIISAESWLRGYISLRDVIGNENMNVFLYVNKGQVNTYNSKEDLPVAIESGREVLNHKFLKKHLKNTFTIREKFKGLAEKVNKVKMPKASDEELLSYFVAYQDLFDKTWSWFKVSQPEYLELAKEKLEELINERKILNPNEVFIILTKPTEIDLIKEEELAALKCSLGKVSGEKLLRHAAQYPWLCFNTYDQSTILKFLEKKFADLAQIPVAERRKKIESIELEIQEHRSNRDALLRELGSDSDVKYLSSVFGTLAVDRLRMKAWWGGAEYLFLPLFQEIAKRAGVSVEDLFMGYKIEDIIELLQNRNYLDNRTIAERKEIYAIAIEEGKMRFYEKDEAQDIFYSIIGSQKTSINSSDTIRGVIANTGKAEGRVKVIVVEDLKTLIADMDRFEKGDIMVTTMTQPTMVSLARKAAAIVTDEGGITSHAAILARECNIPCIVGTKMATQILKDGDIVEVDAEIGVVTIIERESD
- a CDS encoding NUDIX hydrolase translates to MTQIPECFYRVSIKGLILDETRTKFLVCLEDNGLWELPGGGLDWGESIENCLKREIKEEMGLDTTFISTHPLYFTTSISLRNTWFVNVIHEVKVKDLNFNPSDECREIRFVSPEDLASINVYNSVKELGLQFDSSRHI
- a CDS encoding RNB domain-containing ribonuclease, whose amino-acid sequence is MHDSHPSGRDRLRRIAHRVMLQRGLQPDFPPAAISQTDKITAPAKATDASVKDLRHLLWASIDNDDSRDLDQLSVAESLPDGSTKIFVAIADVDALVKKNTAIDLHALKNTTSVYTAGEIFPMLPEKLSTNLTSLAEKEERLAIVVEMTVAEDGQVTSSDIYQALVFNHAQLAYNALALWLEGTGPAPEKLEAVPGLAEQLHLQDKATQALRQIRHQHGALQLETAEARAVFEDDVLMDLRPEERNRAKDIIEDFMVAANGVTAKFLEKNNYASLRRVLRTPKRWDKIVQLAAALGHQLPATPNAAALDVFLDVRRKAEPSTFPDLSLSVVKLLGSGEYALELPGEDVEGHFGLAVRDYTHSTAPNRRYPDLITQRLLKAALAKEPSPYTNDELVVMAMHCTEQEDNAQKVERQVRKSAAALLLARRIGEHFDAIVTGASEKGTWVRITNPVVEGMLVRGITGLDVADHIRVRLIRTDVEHGFIDFERIGTKG